In Mercurialis annua linkage group LG6, ddMerAnnu1.2, whole genome shotgun sequence, the following are encoded in one genomic region:
- the LOC126687337 gene encoding monocopper oxidase-like protein SKS1, whose amino-acid sequence MAWFGVVRFGLVHIALFSSLCFAADPTINYDMKLSYISASPLGVPQQVIAVNGQFPGPIINSTTNNNVVVNVHNNLDENLLMTWSGIQMRRNSWLFMREKEEKTNGEETDNHNTC is encoded by the exons ATGGCTTGGTTTGGTGTCGTTCGATTCGGTTTGGTTCACATTGCTCTGTTTTCAAGCCTTTGTTTTGCAGCAGACCCAACTATCAACTATGACATGAAACTCTCTTACATTTCCGCCTCTCCTCTTGGTGTTCCACAGCAG GTAATAGCAGTAAATGGGCAGTTCCCTGGTCCTATTATTAATTCTACTACAAACAACAATGTTGTTGTTAATGTCCATAACAATTTGGATGAGAATCTCCTAATGACTTG gtCTGGCATCCAAATGCGACGGAATTCATGGCTGTTTATGAGAGAGAAAGAGGAAAAGACTAATGGGGAAGAAACTGACAATCATAACACGTGTTAA
- the LOC126687336 gene encoding common plant regulatory factor 1-like isoform X2: protein MGNSDDGKSAKPEKLSSPAPPDQANIHVYPDWAAMQAYYGPRVALPPYYNSAMASGHAPHPYMWGAPQHMMPPYAPAYAAVYPHGGVYAHPAVPVAVSHPEVGKSAENGDRGLIKKLKGFDGLAMSIGNSNNKAESAEGGERRLSQSSETEGSTDGSDGNTAGGRKRRREVTSSDGEERRTGTHVNSLLTRGANTSSDKSMVAATGVSGKSVGAIISPGMNTALELQNSPANSNKTNDANAQPCAVLPPEVWVHNERELKRERRKQSNRESARRSRLRKQAEAEELSRKVESLTSENLTLKSEIHQMSEKSEKLRLENAALLEKLKNADVEQTREIMLSSSDVPRASAVSTENLLSRVENSASGHRNTGEDDGDIYERSSNSGAKLHQLLGTSPRADAVAAG, encoded by the exons ATGGGAAACAGTGACGACGGAAAATCCGCTAAGCCTGAAAAATTATCCTCACCTGCCCCACCG GATCAGGCCAATATTCATGTCTATCCTGATTGGGCAGCCATGCAG gcATATTATGGCCCAAGAGTCGCTCTTCCACCATATTATAACTCGGCCATGGCGTCTGGCCATGCCCCTCATCCATATATGTGGGGAGCACCGCAG CATATGATGCCACCTTATGCACCCGCTTATGCTGCAGTGTACCCCCATGGAGGGGTTTATGCACATCCGGCCGTACCTGTT GCTGTATCACATCCAGAGGTAGGTAAGTCCGCAGAAAATGGAGATCGGGGCTTAATTAAGAAGCTAAAAGGATTTGATGGGCTTGCAATGTCAATAGGCAACAGTAATAATAAGGCAGAGAGTGCAGAGGGAGGGGAACGCAGGCTGTCTCAGAG TTCAGAGACTGAAGGTTCCACTGATGGGAGTGATGGTAATACAGCTGGG GGAAGGAAAAGGAGACGTGAGGTGACATCAAGCGATG GTGAAGAGAGAAGGACTGGAACGCATGTCAATTCTCTTTTGACTAGAGGGGCAAATACATCTTCTGATAAGTCGATGGTTGCTGCTACGGGTGTTTCAGGAAAGTCGGTGGGAGCTATTATTTCACCTGGCATGAACACAGCATTGGAGCTCCAGAACTCTCCTGCGAATTCTAATAAGACAAATGATGCTAATGCTCAACCTTGTGCAGTTCTACCTCCAGAAGTTTGGGTCCAT AATGAGAGGGAGCTGAAACGAGAGAGGAGGAAACAATCAAATCGAGAATCTGCTAGAAGGTCAAGATTGAGGAAACAG GCTGAGGCTGAAGAACTTTCTCGCAAAGTGGAATCCTTGACCTCGGAAAATCTGACACTAAAATCAGAAATACATCAAATGTCTGAGAAATCGGAGAAACTAAGACTTGAAAATGCAGCGTTACTG GAGAAACTAAAAAATGCAGATGTAGAACAAACACGAGAGATTATGTTGAGCAGCAGTGATGTGCCAAGGGCCTCCGCTGTTAGTACTGAGAATCTGCTCTCCAGAGTTGAAAATTCAGCCTCTGGTCATAGAAACACAGGAGAAGATGATGGTGATATATATGAAAGAAGCTCGAATTCCGGGGCCAAGCTGCATCAACTGTTGGGCACAAGTCCGAGGGCTGATGCTGTGGCTGCTGGCTAA
- the LOC126687336 gene encoding common plant regulatory factor 1-like isoform X1, with product MGNSDDGKSAKPEKLSSPAPPDQANIHVYPDWAAMQAYYGPRVALPPYYNSAMASGHAPHPYMWGAPQHMMPPYAPAYAAVYPHGGVYAHPAVPVGSQPPGHGFPPSPAAVSHPEVGKSAENGDRGLIKKLKGFDGLAMSIGNSNNKAESAEGGERRLSQSSETEGSTDGSDGNTAGGRKRRREVTSSDGEERRTGTHVNSLLTRGANTSSDKSMVAATGVSGKSVGAIISPGMNTALELQNSPANSNKTNDANAQPCAVLPPEVWVHNERELKRERRKQSNRESARRSRLRKQAEAEELSRKVESLTSENLTLKSEIHQMSEKSEKLRLENAALLEKLKNADVEQTREIMLSSSDVPRASAVSTENLLSRVENSASGHRNTGEDDGDIYERSSNSGAKLHQLLGTSPRADAVAAG from the exons ATGGGAAACAGTGACGACGGAAAATCCGCTAAGCCTGAAAAATTATCCTCACCTGCCCCACCG GATCAGGCCAATATTCATGTCTATCCTGATTGGGCAGCCATGCAG gcATATTATGGCCCAAGAGTCGCTCTTCCACCATATTATAACTCGGCCATGGCGTCTGGCCATGCCCCTCATCCATATATGTGGGGAGCACCGCAG CATATGATGCCACCTTATGCACCCGCTTATGCTGCAGTGTACCCCCATGGAGGGGTTTATGCACATCCGGCCGTACCTGTT GGATCACAGCCTCCCGGGCATGGTTTCCCACCATCACCTGCT GCTGTATCACATCCAGAGGTAGGTAAGTCCGCAGAAAATGGAGATCGGGGCTTAATTAAGAAGCTAAAAGGATTTGATGGGCTTGCAATGTCAATAGGCAACAGTAATAATAAGGCAGAGAGTGCAGAGGGAGGGGAACGCAGGCTGTCTCAGAG TTCAGAGACTGAAGGTTCCACTGATGGGAGTGATGGTAATACAGCTGGG GGAAGGAAAAGGAGACGTGAGGTGACATCAAGCGATG GTGAAGAGAGAAGGACTGGAACGCATGTCAATTCTCTTTTGACTAGAGGGGCAAATACATCTTCTGATAAGTCGATGGTTGCTGCTACGGGTGTTTCAGGAAAGTCGGTGGGAGCTATTATTTCACCTGGCATGAACACAGCATTGGAGCTCCAGAACTCTCCTGCGAATTCTAATAAGACAAATGATGCTAATGCTCAACCTTGTGCAGTTCTACCTCCAGAAGTTTGGGTCCAT AATGAGAGGGAGCTGAAACGAGAGAGGAGGAAACAATCAAATCGAGAATCTGCTAGAAGGTCAAGATTGAGGAAACAG GCTGAGGCTGAAGAACTTTCTCGCAAAGTGGAATCCTTGACCTCGGAAAATCTGACACTAAAATCAGAAATACATCAAATGTCTGAGAAATCGGAGAAACTAAGACTTGAAAATGCAGCGTTACTG GAGAAACTAAAAAATGCAGATGTAGAACAAACACGAGAGATTATGTTGAGCAGCAGTGATGTGCCAAGGGCCTCCGCTGTTAGTACTGAGAATCTGCTCTCCAGAGTTGAAAATTCAGCCTCTGGTCATAGAAACACAGGAGAAGATGATGGTGATATATATGAAAGAAGCTCGAATTCCGGGGCCAAGCTGCATCAACTGTTGGGCACAAGTCCGAGGGCTGATGCTGTGGCTGCTGGCTAA